In the Styela clava chromosome 8, kaStyClav1.hap1.2, whole genome shotgun sequence genome, one interval contains:
- the LOC120346198 gene encoding lethal(3)malignant brain tumor-like protein 4 produces MNLVKGSQNISKERTSEVDEMPQNGNRVIDKSGLDDRIPFTTEPSDELKNEEFVDGLEWKDGIGTLPGCDDLKFRKNKFGVVELITDDQVVDMNGTNYDDVRDTTLQDGSQLPDISRKQTLGSDMLNLSTDSKKSEDGSNIEIVSVRSEATMMKCSVCGQTGTHKTFYGRFCSRKCVAKNANSYRASNQHLQAAMKQPSKSIPTSGASVVHSNNNNENDLKIRIRLSSSSPPTENHSSYNKKKQIEATIQTQGMTERRKNSFIWSEYIMENGSVMAPASAFQSLTKKNPFPGTNQFKLGMALEGIDPIHQTLICPLTVTAVKGFRLRLHFCGYSESYDFWVNADSTLIFPCGFCEQTGRKLEPPKGHLSENFVWEKYLKKFRLYAAPDVIFSVISEEKDCSFKPEEKLEAVDKHNPDLVCVATVSDVIGENILIHFDGWTHDFDYWCTASSCLIHPVGWCEKEEKVLTPPEGYLHGNFSWKKYIEECGASAANAGSFHKREKHGLRTGMKLEVVDPRNPILIRVATIIDMSEFRIKIHFDGWNDVYDFWTDLDSPDIHPAGWCAKTSYPLQPPLTERDFKKVPGQGGCPIQGCIGVGHIRGSKFAGHHSEFGCPYSQQNLHKQLLHDRLTRSRLSTNTREDIPRNKSGSDVEATNNDDIRPAKIRRTRKSLISEREATPTKPETTTLVSSRELDNLIDDQGKSHFSTTNHSVFISALSSFPNYDLPLCWDQQSKILPGVKGLTVNEMSKWSISEVVKFITDLTGRSEYGNIFKAEEIDGEAMLLLTQTDIAKVLNIKLGPAVKIYNAILLVKAAEHLPV; encoded by the exons ATGAACCTGGTGAAAGGCTCACAAAATATCAGCAAAGAAAGAACATCTGAG GTTGACGAAATGCCTCAAAACGGTAATCGTGTGATTGACAAATCAGGTCTTGATGATCGAATACCATTTACAACAGAACCCAGTGATGAATTGAAGAACGAGGAATTCGTAGATGGTTTAGAGTGGAAGGACGGTATTGGTACATTACCAGGCTGTGATGATTTGAAG TTTCGAAAAAACAAATTCGGCGTTGTGGAGTTGATTACCGACGACCAAGTGGTAGATATGAATGGAACAAACTATGATGACGTCAGAGATACTACGCTTCAAGATGGCTCCCAATTACCAGAT ATTAGTCGAAAACAGACATTGGGATCAGACATGCTAAATCTTTCAACGGATTCAAAAAAATCGGAAG ATGGATCGAACATAGAGATAGTCAGCGTCAGGTCTGAAGCGACCATGATGAAATGCTCCGTCTGTGGACAAACGGGAACTCACAAGACCTTTTACGGTAGATTTTGTAGCAGAAAATGCGTTGCAAAAAATGCGAATAGTTACAGAGCTTCAAATCAACATTTGCAAGCAG CTATGAAACAACCATCCAAGTCAATTCCAACTTCGGGGGCATCTGTTGTTCACAGCAACAATAACAACGAAAATGATTTGAAGATTAGGATTCGCCTGTCATCATCATCACCTCCCACAGAAAACCACAGTTCGTATaataaaaagaaacaaataGAAGCGACGATTCAAACTCAGG GAATGACTGAACGCCGAAAGAATTCCTTCATCTGGTCGGAGTACATCATGGAAAATGGATCAGTCATGGCACCCGCGTCTGCCTTTCAATctctgacaaaaaaaaatccgtTCCCCGGAACTAATCAGTTCAAACTAGGGATGGCTTTGGAAGGAATCGATCCAATTCATCAAACGTTAATCTGCCCACTTACAGTCACAGCG GTGAAGGGCTTTAGACTCAGACTGCATTTTTGTGGATATAGCGAAAGTTATGATTTTTGGGTCAACGCCGATAGTACTTTGATCTTTCCTTGTGGATTTTGCGAACAGACTGGTCGAAAACTGGAACCGCCAAAAG gTCATTTGTCTGAAAACTTCGTCTGGGagaaatacttgaaaaaattcaGACTTTACGCGGCACCTGACGTCATATTTTCCGTCATCAGTGAG GAAAAAGATTGCTCATTCAAACCAGAAGAAAAACTCGAAGCGGTCGACAAACACAATCCTGATTTGGTATGTGTTGCCACAGTGAGCGATGTGATTGGGGAAAACATATTAATACATTTTGACGGATGGACACATGATTTCGATTACTGGTGCACTGCGTCATCTTGCCTTATTCATCCAGTTGGTTGGTGCGAGAAGGAAGAAAAAGTTTTGACACCACCAGAGGGATATCTCCACGGCAACTTTTCGTGGAAAAAATACATAGAAGAATGTGGTGCATCTGCTGCAAATGCTGGATCATTTCATAAAAGAGAAAAACATGGGCTAAGAACAG GAATGAAGTTAGAAGTTGTTGATCCAAGAAATCCTATTCTTATTCGCGTTGCTACCATAATTGATATGAGCGAATTTAGAATCAAG ATTCATTTTGATGGATGGAACGATGTTTACGACTTTTGGACAGATTTGGATTCGCCTGATATTCATCCTGCTGGTTGGTGTGCCAAGACTAGTTATCCATTGCAGCCTCCTCTAACGGAAAGGGATTTCAAGAAAGTTCCAGG aCAAGGCGGGTGCCCAATACAAGGATGTATCGGCGTTGGTCATATCAGGGGCTCGAAGTTTGCTGGTCATCACAGTGAATTCGGATGTCCATACTCGCAACAAAATCTCCATAAACAACTATTACAT GACAGATTAACAAGATCACGACTTTCTACCAATACAAGAGAGGACATTCCGCGTAATAAAAG TGGTTCGGATGTAGAAGCAACCAACAACGATGATATAAGACCTGCAAAAATCAGGAGAACAAGAAAATCGTTAATATCCGAAAGAGAag CAACGCCGACAAAGCCTGAAACTACAACTTTGGTGTCAAGCAGGGAATTGGATAATTTGATTGACG ACCAAGGGAAAAGTCATTTCTCAACGACGAATCATTCGGTCTTCATTTCTGCTCTGTCATCATTTCCTAATTATGATTTGCCACTGTGCTGGGACCAACAATCGAAAATTTTACCAG gtGTCAAAGGTTTAACTGTGAATGAGATGTCAAAATGGTCGATATCTGAGGTAGTTAAGTTTATTACTGACCTTACTGGTCGTTCGGAGTacggaaatatttttaaagctGAGGAAATTGACGGAGAAGCCATGTTACTTTTAACTCAAACTGACATTGCCAAAGTTCTTAACATAAAATTGGGCCCGGCCGTGAAAATCTACAATGCAATACTGCTTGTCAAAGCGGCTGAACATTTACCAGTTTGA
- the LOC120346199 gene encoding uncharacterized protein LOC120346199, with translation MSQAVDSLGVARDGSENENSSRLVAVGEADTVKDAGGDSLSKGKLQKTAPAGEELGDIVAEITEGQGNSELTQQIEQHGVAAQTTPLLQESAQEEQDASEEAEATTTVQFIAVSAEEHQRMVNSGELPVSVQGADVHMQIPGAEAQQVRLIAVDSNGVPVTETAILQAAAEQAGIVFITKDDKNQDVQITIDEAMKLSEGGSGARHIITATTAAALLEQQNKPAKGENTQNFKDEGINESDDENDGQSSKPALQIRVYSQRDSQPNDEMGFVSSGTSNVTSGVVTVNVQDGYTTNAALITVQTGEIADDSVYEFQEPPTGKDVEDSTEKMAIIDSSMFKKAGPRRTADKTRDRRKIFQCKECAFYSHRHSNLIRHTKIHTDERPYQCHLCERAFRTNTLLRNHINTHTGVKPYKCAEPDCVMAFVTSGELTRHIRYRHTHEKPFKCTLCDYASVEISKLRRHFRSHTGERPYSCDECGKAFADSFHLKRHRMSHTGEKPYECPECNQRFTQRGSVKMHIMQQHLKTAPKFACEICHTLLGRKSDLNVHMRKQHAYQATPIQCRYCGELFHDRWSLTKHQKTHRSYGGARQNQNGNTQTRKRQWTDDNAEGETQAKIPLAGEKPRTRSRQTVTVFVENDEEDSGEEEEQGEILLLTEQDQGEESSSMVMMSGQDQTTHREMLDIDSEPVLMMQTEPNETIGDMSPMVISGETDPSDDQVTALVMSGDLHQQGAVVVTSVSEGADNHVTAVLSESGEIVHLVDSTMVQSLQEAHQQQIEEQGDDEENKLQIADGEGDAANIAVSQTQD, from the coding sequence ATGTCGCAAGCTGTGGATTCTCTTGGGGTCGCTAGAGATGGTTCAGAAAACGAAAACTCTTCCAGATTGGTTGCTGTCGGTGAAGCGGATACTGTAAAAGATGCAGGGGGTGACTCTTTGTCTAAGGGGAAATTGCAGAAAACCGCCCCAGCCGGCGAAGAACTCGGCGACATCGTTGCCGAGATCACAGAAGGCCAGGGCAATTCTGAGTTGACCCAGCAAATTGAACAACATGGCGTCGCTGCCCAAACTACCCCACTATTGCAGGAATCTGCCCAAGAGGAGCAAGATGCAAGTGAAGAAGCAGAAGCCACTACAACTGTTCAATTCATAGCTGTTTCAGCAGAAGAACATCAACGTATGGTGAATTCTGGGGAGTTACCTGTGTCTGTTCAAGGCGCAGATGTTCACATGCAAATTCCTGGTGCTGAAGCACAACAAGTTCGGTTGATTGCAGTTGACAGCAATGGGGTCCCTGTCACAGAAACAGCAATTCTTCAAGCTGCTGCTGAACAAGCAGGAATTGTATTTATTACGAAGGATGACAAGAACCAGGATGTACAGATCACAATAGATGAAGCGATGAAATTATCTGAAGGTGGAAGTGGTGCTCGACATATAATTACTGCCACGACTGCAGCAGCTTTACTTGAGCAGCAAAATAAACCTGCGAAAGGCGAAAATACACAAAATTTCAAGGATGAAGGAATAAATGAATCCGATGATGAAAATGATGGTCAGTCATCTAAACCAGCTCTACAAATCCGTGTGTACAGTCAACGGGATTCGCAACCGAATGATGAAATGGGCTTTGTGTCATCTGGTACTTCAAATGTCACTTCTGGTGTGGTTACAGTGAATGTGCAAGATGGTTATACAACTAATGCAGCTTTGATTACTGTCCAAACTGGCGAAATTGCTGATGATTCTGTTTATGAATTTCAAGAGCCACCAACTGGGAAAGATGTTGAGGATTCTACAGAAAAGATGGCAATCATTGATTCATCGATGTTCAAAAAAGCTGGGCCTCGTCGCACAGCGGATAAGACCAGAGATCGTCGCAAGATTTTCCAATGCAAGGAATGCGCTTTTTATAGTCATCGACACAGTAATTTAATACGTCATACTAAAATTCATACAGATGAGAGACCTTATCAATGCCACCTGTGCGAGCGTGCTTTTCGTACAAATACATTGCTCAGGAATCATATCAATACTCATACTGGTGTGAAACCATATAAATGTGCTGAACCAGATTGTGTAATGGCCTTCGTTACTAGCGGCGAAttgacgagacatattcggtatCGTCATACACATGAAAAACCTTTCAAGTGTACATTGTGTGATTATGCTAGTGTGGAAATTAGTAAATTGCGTCGTCACTTTCGATCACATACTGGAGAACGCCCATACTCTTGTGATGAATGTGGAAAAGCTTTTGCTGATAGTTTTCATCTGAAGCGTCACAGGATGTCTCACACTGGTGAAAAGCCCTATGAATGTCCAGAGTGCAATCAACGTTTTACCCAACGTGGTAGTGTTAAGATGCATATCATGCAGCAGCACCTAAAAACCGCCCCTAAATTTGCTTGTGAAATTTGCCACACCCTTCTGGGCCGCAAGAGTGATTTAAATGTGCATATGCGTAAACAACATGCCTACCAAGCAACACCCATTCAATGTAGATATTGTGGTGAGTTGTTCCACGATCGTTGGAGTCTCACGAAGCATCAGAAAACTCATAGAAGTTATGGTGGTGCTCGTCAAAACCAAAATGGCAACACACAGACTAGAAAAAGACAGTGGACCGATGATAATGCTGAAGGTGAAACTCAAGCTAAAATTCCATTGGCTGGTGAGAAACCAAGGACTAGAAGTAGACAAACTGTCACTGTATTTGTTGAAAATGATGAAGAGGATTCTGGAGAAGAAGAAGAGCAAGGAGAAATATTATTGCTAACAGAACAAGATCAAGGAGAAGAATCTTCTTCAATGGTTATGATGTCAGGACAGGACCAAACCACACACAGAGAGATGCTGGATATCGATTCAGAGCCAGTGCTGATGATGCAGACAGAGCCAAATGAAACCATTGGGGACATGTCACCGATGGTAATTAGTGGCGAAACTGATCCATCTGATGACCAAGTCACTGCTTTAGTTATGTCTGGAGATCTCCATCAACAAGGAGCGGTGGTGGTTACAAGTGTGTCAGAGGGGGCTGATAATCATGTGACTGCAGTACTCAGCGAATCAGGAGAAATTGTTCATCTTGTTGATAGCACAATGGTGCAAAGCTTACAGGAAGCCCATCAGCAGCAAATAGAAGAGCAGGGTGATGATGAAGAAAATAAACTTCAAATTGCAGATGGGGAAGGAGATGCAGCCAACATAGCTGTAAGTCAGACTCAAGATTGA